In the genome of Carya illinoinensis cultivar Pawnee chromosome 13, C.illinoinensisPawnee_v1, whole genome shotgun sequence, the window TGGTACCCGCTTGTTCAAAAATCAGAAGTGTTTTCAGTCTTTCTTAAATTTCAGAAACATGTTGAATTATTGTTCAATTCTAAAATAATCTCTCTTCAAACTGATTGGGGTGGTGAATATCGCTCACTACATAATCACCTTGAAAATCAAGGCATTTCACATCGAATATCTTGTCCGCATacccatcaacaaaatggggctGTGGAGCGAAAACACCGTCACATTGTCGAAACGGGCCTTGCTCTTATGGCTCAAGCATCCTTACCTCAAATTTTTTGGGTAGATGCTTTTCATACGGCAGTATATCTCATAAATCGTCTTCCAACTCCCGTACTTCAAAATCAATCACCATATGAAAAACTCTTCTCAAAACCTCCTGATTACacctttcttaaaatttttggcACTGCCTGTTGGCCTCATCTTAGACCTTACAATCGCCACAAACTTGACTTCCGATCGATGCAATGCTTATTCTTATGATACAGTGATTCTCACAAAGGCTATAGATGCTTGCATGTTCCCACTGGCCGAATTTATCTCTCTCGAAATGTGGTGTTTGATGAGCACCTCTTTCCCCTTGCTGTTACTTCCATGCCTTCTCAACCCATTCCCTCAACTCTTCCGTCCATCCTGGGTCCAATACCTTCACCCACTACTTTCGGATCATCCTCCCAAAACCAGCCCACTCGGCCCCACATTACTGCCAGTCCACTTCTTATTACTCATTCTCCTCCTGTCTCTTCTCAGCCCACAAGCCCAACTTCAAATACTTCTCAGCCTATTTCTTCTCAGCCAAGCACCCCCATAACAGAGTCTTCTCAGCCCGTTACTCCACTCCACTTTTCGACTCAGCCTATCAGttcaacttcatcttcttcttccttaccGTCTCCCTCAGACTCGTCTCCTCCAGCTCCCGAATCTTCACTTGATCCTCCTTCGACCAACCAAATCGTCACTCGATCTAAAACCAATTCTCTCCATCCTCGCCGTTTCACTGACGGAACTGTACTCTGGCCACCACCACGAAGCCATCTCACCATTACCACCTCTGTACCCGAAGAACCCACCTCATACAGTGAAGCCGCAAAACACCATGACTGGCGACTGGCCATGTCCAAATAATTTCAAGCCCTTTTACAAACGAATACCTGGTCTCTTGTTCCTTCTTCTGGTATTACCAACTTAATCGGGTGCAAGTGGGTTTTCAGGACAAAAAGACTATGTGATGGTTCGATTGAGCGCCGTAAAGCCCGTTTAGTGGCAAAGGGCTTCCACCAGCAGGCCGGCGTCGACTATTCCGAGACCTTCAGTCCGGTTGTTAAGCCGACAACCATCCGGACCATTCTCAGCATCGCTGTCACCGAACGGTGGACTCTCCGACAGCTTGATATCCACAACGCATTTCTGCATGGGGATCTTCACGAACAGGTCTACATGGCTCAACCGATTGGGTTCATAAATCAAGATTTTCCAACCCATGTGTGTCGGCTCAACAAGGCCATCTACGGCCTCAAGCAAGCTCCACGAGCTTGGTTCTCCAAGCTAAGCACTCGACTCCttgatcttggttttaattcctCTGCTGCCGATCCATCTCTGTTTGTTTACAAACATGAAAATATCACTCTGTTTTTGCTAGTTTACGTCGATGATATAATCCTTACTGGGTCTTGTTCAGCTGCCATATCCTCTGTTTTGAAGTCCCTAAACACGTCCTTCCCAGTCAAGGATCTTGGGCCTCTACGtttttttcttggtcttgaaatAAACATGCTTCCTACTGGGATGCATCTATCTCAGCACAAATATGTCTGTGATCTCCTCAAACGCACAAACATGGACCTTGCAAAACCAGTCTCATCTCCTATGTCTACATCGACTCATCTGTCCCTCACTGATGGCCCTTCCTTCACTGATCCTACCCTTTACAGAAGCACTATCGGCAGTCTTCAGTACCTATCCTTAACTCGTCCAGATGTTGCGTTTGCAGTGAACAAAGTGTGTCAGTTTATGCATGCACCCAAAGTCCCTCACTGGCAGGCCGTAAAACGCATTCTGCGTTACCTCAAACACACTGCTCACCTTGGCCTTCACATTCGGCCCTCTCCCGTTTATGCTTTACATGCCTTTTCCGATGCAGATTGGGCTGGATGCCCTGACGATCGCCGCTCAACTGGTGGTTTCTGTGTTTTTCTCGGATCCAACATTCTTTCATGGGGGTCCAAGAAGCAACAAACTGTCGCTCGCTCCAGTACTGAGGCCGAATACAAGGCCCTTGCCAACTCCACAGCTGAGCTCCTCTGGCTTCAGTCTCTTCTACGGGACCTTGGAATTTTTCTTTCGGCACCACCCACCTTGTGGTGTGATAATCTGGGGGCAACGTACTTGTCAACAAATCCGGTTCTTCACTCTCGCACCAAGCACATGGAAATTGACTTCCATTTTGTGCGTGATCGTGTTTCAGCAAAAACATTGAAGGTGGCCTTCATTTCATCTCGTGATCAACTCGCCGATGTCTTCACAAAGCCTTTGGCTTCAACTCGGTTTCTGCAACTTCGTACGAGTCTCACCATGGTTCCCCTGCTGGACTCGCGGGAGGGTAAAAGCTTACAGGCCAATAACAGCTCCAGCTCAGCTCCACAAAGAGCACAATCAGAAGTGGTCCCAACAATGACTCCAGCTTGGCAAACTCTTCTAGAATAAATCATGTAATTCTGTTTTGGTAATTGGTTCTTGTACTAAGGCATTGCAATTCGTTGTAACCGACTCTGAGCTAGGCTGGAAATGCCAGCACACACCACCTGCTCGAGAATATTCCTGAGCAATACTTTCTTTAAATAGCACACTGTGTAGTGAACATTCTTAAGGAAAATGAATATACGAATTCCTTCATTTTAACAAAGGGAAAGAGCGAGAGCGCACCCAATTCCTTTAGTTCCGCCCGTGACAAGAGCCGTAGTTCCCTCAAGACACCATCTACTTTCAGTACTACTGCTATCCACTTCTGCTCTACTCATCTTTCTCTCTCCGATCTCTCGTTCAACTGTGTGGCGCACAGTCACTGGCTCATGTGGCTTTAATACTtgtagaatattatatataatttatagagGAAAGTTAGGTAAATTTTAAACtgtgcaattttattttttatataaaaaagtagatttcactgaaaaatgaatttgttttaatatttttttatagtgaaatcTACGGATTCTCAAAAGCCTTGGTCGACTTAAGAGTTgggttttttaaaataaaaattttatttgtagttatttttatatttatatattttattaatgtgattaattttttattaaaaaataattgatctaactaattatatcaaaataaaatatataaaaaatatataaaaatgattgtatgtaaTAATACTCTAAAACTTTATTTATGTTGATAtgacttattttagtttttaagtGACTTTGTATATATAGCAATTACATAAATGAAAGTGACTTAAAACCATGTATTACATAGATCTTATTAGCAGTACCAGGTGTCCGCGAAATCAAGTAAGTTAATCATGTGAAATTTTTCCAGTGATCTGTTCATTCTAAAATCAGTATGAATgtagagtttcaaactcaaaagATTCGATTTGTATAACTCGCTCAAGGACAACTTATATATATTCCACCCTTTTAAGATTAATTCAAAAGAAAGATTATTAAGATTGAAAGAGAGTAACGGGAAAATTTTCTTGGTTAATGAACTGAATAATTAGAGTAATGTTTTACGTACTGAAAGGCGCCACGTCGCGCGCAGTACATAATTAATGCTGAAGACAAAGTATATGTCCCCCATCTGAGTAAGCTATCTGCATTCTTATCTCTAAAATTACATATGTGGACCGAAATCGATCTAAGTACACATGCCTAGCTGTTGATCAATACGCATAATGATGTAAACTATCTGCAGTACATATGGGACATATAGCACCATATATTCAGCCAGTTCCTTAGAGCCAACGCATGCGCAAATGATGCTAGGGGAGACCAGCAGTCTAGTTTGACAAATAAGTTTGTgacaaattaaaaaccaaaagaaagaagattaaTAAAGTTCTGTTAAAGATCATTATGCACAAGAAGAGTTGCAAACAATTAGCCGAAGGAATTGATATCTGACCTCACAAGTACTGATCAAGCCTTGGCAACTTGGTCATTCGTAGACCTAGGGATAACAACATGTTACTTGTGACGGAGACGCTCTCTAATAAGTGCTGAATGCATCAAGAAAAAACGTGCAAAAGAAACTAGAAGATTCGCCAGCCCAGCCCGCCAGGAAAGAATCACTGAAGGCTGAAGGAAGTAAACATAGAAGGGAAGttgatcagcttataattttatCTTCTAAGCGTAGCAATtgtcaaaataatataaaggtAAATTTCAAGATCGAATTCataagaacaataaaaattaagcaaattttttataatgacAAGTTAAAATATTGATGTTTATGGTGACaagaaattttggaaaaaagaaattctTGAACTAAAATGTGGACTATTTACTAAGTAAATGTAGACTGAATTAAGAGTATGATTAATAGCTATTTTGGAAATTCAAGCtcaattaaactgaaaataaaaataaatctataattcTAAAATTACGAAAACTAAGAAActtagagaaagtgtgtagtaaatgaattaaacttgtaagaaacaataaaataaacacttaGAATGtaattttcacccactgatttggtaatggatttacttctcttttcatcttctctcaatcATACTCTTATTCCTAGAAGTtatggtcggataatatagcaataAACCACAATTCTTATCCTAACAAAACTACTTGatagattatataacaattgtaaaatagtgaaagaaagccatcaaagtcttgttacttgttcaagtatcaATTGTGTCTTTATATCTAtaactaatctaaaccaagaacaaagaacttcaatcttttctaaatataaattgaaatattatctaacaagttaatcattgaaattACATAACAGCGAAGGAAATCCATACCAAACTAGTCATAAGTTACTAATTGAATCTCACGCCTAAAAATCTAGGCTACCAtctctaaattaataaaatgctcAAAAGTGATAAACTCTAACATTTTCAACTTGTTGTATGAAAATAACTGCAGGAGAAAACTAAAACTGGAAATACAATCTCAGTAAAGAAGAAGGAAAcgaaaaaaattgatattgctTTCCGTAAATTGATGCTAGAGCATGAATGCCACCCAGGTTCTAAACGAAAACAGGGGTACGAAAATGTAAAACGTAAAAGCCAacaaaaaaatcccaaaacctCTCGAGAGTTTcgtccaaaacaaaaaaaaaaactctgctGTCGAAAACTAAACTACCGAAAAATAATAAAAcgtaaaagaagaaaggaattGAAACTAGCGCCGCCTAAGGCCACTGACTCCACCCCCCTTTATAGTCTGTAAAcccaggaaaaataaaataactagcCGCTGAATCAATgctgaaaagaaacaaaaaaaaaaattcaaatgaaagAGAGTTGCGTCCAAAGCAGACGCCTCAAGGTctgaaacgaaaaaaaaaaacaagctaaTCACgaaaagaaataatgaaaataaaactgCCCTTCCAAAAACCGACCTCCTACCCAATAAATCCTCTAGCCAGTCCAAAAATGTCCATCGACCCAGTCAAAGAATTCGGCCTGAAGAAAAATTGCAACATTCCGTAGCATCTGCTTTGTTCTTGCGAGACCAGCTTTGCTCGTGATTTGGTGCTACAGTACAAGTTGAGGAACGCTGCTGTTGCTATTGTTTCCGTGAGGCCACTTTCCAATACACTGCCGGCTCTAAGTGTGGTCCTCCCATTCTTTTATTTGCCAGTTTAATTGataacactttttcaaaaatgtcATACATCAATTAGGATTAAGTGTTCACAATGAGAAGGAAaaaattgagatattaattttgatgtggcacggatatataataaatctttttaagtgtAAATgattagaatttatcaattaaataatcaactacataattaagtgcttaactatttttttggttaaacaattaaTTCACTTAAATAgtttaatcatgcaatttttaCACTTTATCAAAAGTCAAATATGTAAAGGTGAAACTAAGATTGTTAGAGTTGCCACAGCAAGCCAACTCAGCACATTGCTCCAGCTCAATGCACCTAAGACGTGCTCCAGCTCATCAAGATGGTTCTGGACTGAAACATGTTGTAATTCTGTTTTATACAGATTGTACAAGTTAGTTAGggattcttttcttttattccttTATGCTTACTAAATATAGGTAGTGTAGTACACtatacaatttcaattaatttgaGTGCAAGTAACGTACCTTTTTGCAATAGACTCGTCTGCATTTCATCTCTACAATAGACTCCTCTACATTTCACCTCTCTTTTCTGCATTCTCTGCATCTCTGCATTCTCTGCTTTACTGCAGATGACCAAGGTTTCCAAAACCagcatggtatcaagagccaactgaaatatcttcattttttttttcttcttttcttcttgctCCTCAATGACTACTGAAGAACCTCCTAAAACTACTCCCATAAACCGTAACCCAAAGGACCCTTCTAGTCCTTACTTTCTTAACCACAATGATGGTCCAGCAACACTACTCACCACCCATCCCCTTACTGCTGAAAACTACCACTCCTGGGCACGCACAGTATGTCGCACAttgagaattaaaaagaaattgggTTTCATTGATGGTACTCTTCTTGAACCCCCTTCCATCGATGCCTTGTTAGAACCATGGCTTGAATGTAATGATATAATTATAACTTGGCTCCAAAATGCAATGTCCCTTGAAATCAAAAACAGTGTTGTTTATGTTGGCACTGCCCATGATTTGTGGACTGAACTCGAGCAACATTTTGCCCAAAACAATGGGCCACGCATCTATGAATTAAAACAATCCATCCACAACCTTACTCAAGGTGATGATTCTGTCAGCCTTTACTTCTCCAAACTGAAAGGTTTGTTGGATGAACTTCttaattttgagtttattcCTTCATGCTTATGCGGTGCCATGAAACTTGTTCTTGAGAATCAACAACGAGATTGGATGATGAAATTTCTTATGGGCCTCAATGTTTCATTCAGCAACATCAAAGCTCAGATTATTCTTCTCAAACCCATCCCATCCTTGAGTGAAGTTTATGGTCTCGTTCAACAAGAAGAGAAGCGTAAGCAGATCTCCTTCCCTCCTACTCTCCATGACACATTTTAGCTACCAAAACTCAATATTCCCCCAACAGATACAGCCCCAAGCCTTCTTTCTCCAAACGTCGAGACAagttgttttgcattttttgtaAAGTCTCAGGTCACTCTCTGGATAAGTGCTTTAAGGCCAATCCAAATCTTGATAAACCCACATGTACACATTGTAATCTTGTTGGTCACACTGCAGAGAGATGCTACAAATTGCATGGCTACCCTTCTTGCCATAAGCTTGCCACTCGATTCAAAGGTTTTGACCCCTCCATCAACCAAATTAGTCTTTCTCACCAAGAATAGATCAATGAGAATTCTCAAGAAGGTCTAACTAAGGAGCAATATCAACATATCATTACTttactccagtcacaagctatAGAGCCAGCAGCAAACCAGGTTTAATCCATCCATTCATCCCCAGTCTGCCCTTCTTCCTCAACCATGTCTGGTATAGCTTCTTGTTTCTCGATTTGTCATACCACATCTTCACATTATGTTCTTTGGATAATAGATACTATGGCAACAAATCACATGATCTGTTGATCCTTTTTCTATACTTCTCCGCCCACAAAAGTTGATTTCAAAGTCATTTTTCAAAATGGTAATCATACCAATGTTACTCACAAggtgtgatgacctgctttcgcgtgtattttcgctgaagggttgtttttattttaattaatatattagtttatttattttaatttattgtgttttaaaattggtttttaatttattt includes:
- the LOC122290927 gene encoding uncharacterized protein LOC122290927, which codes for MTTEEPPKTTPINRNPKDPSSPYFLNHNDGPATLLTTHPLTAENYHSWARTVCRTLRIKKKLGFIDGTLLEPPSIDALLEPWLECNDIIITWLQNAMSLEIKNSVVYVGTAHDLWTELEQHFAQNNGPRIYELKQSIHNLTQGDDSVSLYFSKLKGLLDELLNFEFIPSCLCGAMKLVLENQQRDWMMKFLMGLNVSFSNIKAQIILLKPIPSLSEVYGLVQQEEKRKQISFPPTLHDTF